The genomic DNA TTCGCCGAGCAGTTCTCCTACCTGCTCTCGGCCCTCAAGGCCCGTCCGGATCTCGAGGGGGGCGGCACGATGCTCGACTCCACGCTCGTGCTGTGGGCCAAGGAGCTCGGCGACAGCCGCCTGCACAACTGCCGCTCGGTGCCCTTCGTCCTCGCGGGCGGCGCGCGCAGCGGTTTCCGCTTCGGCCGCTACCTGCGCTACACCAACGCGTCGCACCAGAAGCTGCTCACGTCGGTCTGCCAGGCCATGGGCGTGTCGATCGAGGCGTTCGGCGATCCCTCCCGCTCCACCGGTACCCTCGACGGGCTCGTCTGACCCGCGCTCCTTCCCCTCTCTTTCCGCCGTCTTCGTCTCCCTTCTTCGCGACTCGCAGGTGGACTCCGTGCTGACCTTCCGGCAACTCGTTGCCCTTGGCGCCCTTTTCTCCTCCGCGGCCTTCCTGTCGGCGTGCACCTCGTCCAATGACGCGGGCTGCCCCGACGATCTGGAGTTCTTCCGCACCCAGATGTGGGAGCCGGTGATGTCCACGCAGTGCATCGCCTGCCACTCCTCCGGAGGAGCCGCGGCGGCCACGCGCATGGTGCTCCTCCCCCCGGGCGAGCCAGGCGCGCTGGAGAACAACTTCATGACGGTGCGGGCCATCGCGCGTCAGAAGCTGGATGGCACGTCCCTGCTCCTGCTCAAGCCCTCGGGAACGCACCCCGAGGGGCATGGCGGAGGCAAGCTCGTGGCCCAGAGCAGCGTGCTCTACACGAACTTCCAGCGCTTCGCGGACCGCATCAATGGCGTGCCCGGGGCGTGCCAGAGCTCGCCCCAGCAGATGGCGTGCACGCCGGAGGGGCTGGACCCCAGCGCCAAGCGCCAGCTGCGCATGCTCACCCGCTTCGAGTACGACAACACGCTGCGCGACCTGCTCTACCTGGACACCGACTCCCAGTGGGGCAAGGCCCTGCCCTCGGAAGAGGTGGTGCACGGCTTCGACAACACCGCGGATGCGCGCGCGGTGGGCCAGTTGCTCACCGACAAGCTGCTCACCGTGTCCGAGCAGGCCGCTGAGGCCGCCATGGCGAAGCTGTCCCGGCACGTCTCCTGCGCGCCCGGTGAGGCCTGCGCGCAGACGTTCATCCAGGACTTCGGCGCGCGCGCCTTCCGCGCCCCCCTGACCGAGGAGGACGTCACGCGCTACCGGACGCTCTACGCGTCCGTGGCGGCCGAGGACGGCTACGTCAAGGGGCTCGAGGCGGTGACCGCCGCCATGCTGATGTCCTCCAACTTCCTCTACCGCTCGGAGCTGGGGACGCACCAGGGCAACGGCCGCTACGCGCTCAGCGACTATGAGCTGGCCTCGGAGCTGTCGTACCTCTTCTGGGGCTCCATGCCGGACGCGGATCTCTTCGCCAAGGCCAAGGCGGGCCAGTTGCACACGCCAGAGCAGCTCGCCGCCGAGGCCCGCCGCATGCTGGCCTCGCCCCGGAGCCGCCCCATGCTCGATCACTTCGTGAGCCAGTGGTTGGACCTGGAGAAGCTCGATCAGGCCCAGAAGGATCCCAGCCTCTTCTCGGACTTCACCCCGCAGGTGCGCGCGGCGATGAAGGCGGAGACGCTGGCGCTCTTCGATCACGTGGTGCGCGACGGCGGCGGACGGATGTCCGATCTCTTCACCGCGGACTACACGTACGCCTCGGATACCCTGGCGGCCTTCTACGGCCTGCCCTCCTCCTCCGCGGCGGGAGCCGTGTCGGCCACGGGCTCGCGCCGCTGGGAGCTCAAGGGCTCGGGACGGGGCGGCCTCCTCTCCCATGGCAGCATCCTGGCCTCGCAGGCCACGCCCCAGGTCGCCTCGCCCGTGCGCCGGGGCCGGCTCGTGCGCGAGCGGCTGTTGTGCCAGCCCCTGCCGCCCGCGCCTCCGGGACTCAACCTGGAGCTGCCCACCATCGATCCCCAGCAGCCCAACCGGGAGCGTTTCACGGAGCACTCGCGCAACCCCGCCTGCTCGGCGTGCCACAAGATGATGGATCCCATCGGCTTCGGCTTCGAGCAGTTCAACAGCGTGGGCCGCTACCAGCCCCAGCTGGCCAACGGAACGGCCGTGGACGCGAGCGGGGAGATCCTGGCCTCTCCCGCCACCGAGGGCACCTTCACGGGCGTCGAGGGGCTCCAGGACAAGCTCGCCGACAGCCCGGACGTGCAGGGCTGCTTCTCCTTGAACTGGCTGCGCTTCGCCTATGGCGTGTCCGGGGATGATGCCTCCTGCGCCGCCACCCAGCTGTCGGAGCGTTTCCGCCAGGGCTCTCTGAGCATCCCGGAACTGCTCGTGTCGCTGACCCAGCTGCCGCGCTTCACCCAGCGGTGGGGGGAGATCACCGCCCTGCCCACGCCGACGCCTGGAACGGACCCCGTTCCCCCGGAGGACATCCCCGGAACGGGGGATCCGACCACGCCGCCCCCGACCTCCGGTGGCGTCCAGATCTCCACGAAGGTCCAGGATGATTGGGGCGGCGGCTACTGCCACAACGTCAAGGTGACCAACGCGGGCTCGTCCGAACTCGACTGGCGCATCACCCTCAAGGTGGAAGGCACCCTCTTCAACGCCTGGAACGCCACCTACCAGATCACCGGGAACGGCGTGGAGTTCACCGGCGTGGACTGGAACAGCCACCTCGTGCCGGGCGGCAGCGCCAGCTTCGGCTACTGCGCCAGCCGCTGAGTCATTCCGCCCGCGCGTCGGTGGACCCGGCGCGCGGCGGGAGAGTACACACGGGGAAGTTCAGGCTTCCTCGTCGGGCAGGAGCGTGAGGAGCAGTTCGTCGTCGGGACCGAGCGGACGCCAGCCGGGCGGTGGTGGCTTGGCGAGGAGCGCATCGCCGGCCTGGTCGACGCGCTTCTCATGCGTTTCGGGGGTGTAGGCGGACCACGAGCCGAGCGCCTTGGCGACCTTGAAACGGTTTTCGTCGTCCAGCACGGCTGGCCAACCGTCGGGGATGCTC from Melittangium boletus DSM 14713 includes the following:
- a CDS encoding DUF1592 domain-containing protein is translated as MLTFRQLVALGALFSSAAFLSACTSSNDAGCPDDLEFFRTQMWEPVMSTQCIACHSSGGAAAATRMVLLPPGEPGALENNFMTVRAIARQKLDGTSLLLLKPSGTHPEGHGGGKLVAQSSVLYTNFQRFADRINGVPGACQSSPQQMACTPEGLDPSAKRQLRMLTRFEYDNTLRDLLYLDTDSQWGKALPSEEVVHGFDNTADARAVGQLLTDKLLTVSEQAAEAAMAKLSRHVSCAPGEACAQTFIQDFGARAFRAPLTEEDVTRYRTLYASVAAEDGYVKGLEAVTAAMLMSSNFLYRSELGTHQGNGRYALSDYELASELSYLFWGSMPDADLFAKAKAGQLHTPEQLAAEARRMLASPRSRPMLDHFVSQWLDLEKLDQAQKDPSLFSDFTPQVRAAMKAETLALFDHVVRDGGGRMSDLFTADYTYASDTLAAFYGLPSSSAAGAVSATGSRRWELKGSGRGGLLSHGSILASQATPQVASPVRRGRLVRERLLCQPLPPAPPGLNLELPTIDPQQPNRERFTEHSRNPACSACHKMMDPIGFGFEQFNSVGRYQPQLANGTAVDASGEILASPATEGTFTGVEGLQDKLADSPDVQGCFSLNWLRFAYGVSGDDASCAATQLSERFRQGSLSIPELLVSLTQLPRFTQRWGEITALPTPTPGTDPVPPEDIPGTGDPTTPPPTSGGVQISTKVQDDWGGGYCHNVKVTNAGSSELDWRITLKVEGTLFNAWNATYQITGNGVEFTGVDWNSHLVPGGSASFGYCASR